One Burkholderia sp. 9120 DNA window includes the following coding sequences:
- a CDS encoding CTP synthase gives MTKYVFVTGGVVSSLGKGIAAASLAAILESRGLKVTLLKLDPYINVDPGTMSPFQHGEVFVTEDGAETDLDLGHYERFISTKMRKANNFTTGQIYESVIRKERRGDYLGKTVQVIPHITNEIQAFVERGAASATCGEPDVAIVEVGGTVGDIESLPFLEAARQMSLRMGRNSACFVHLTLVPWVATAGELKTKPTQHSVQKLREIGISPHVLLCRADRRIPDDERAKISMFSNVPEDAVISVWDADSIYKIPQMLHDQGLDAIICEELKLSPKAADLSMWSGLVDKLEHPKHEVTIGMVGKYVDLTESYKSLIEALRHASMHTSTKVNIEYIDSEEVETHGVDGLRHLDAVLVPGGFGRRGTEGKIAAIRYAREAKVPYLGICLGMQLAVIEFARDVVGLKNANSTEFDPETDNRVVALITEWYDREGKVEKRTEESDLGGTMRLGSQRCPIKPGTMAEEIYGKDVNERHRHRYEVNNRFVPQLEAGGLIISARTPSEDLPEMMELPRSMHPWFVGVQFHPEFTSTPRDGHPLFKSFVEAALAGQQSRAAAEVGEKA, from the coding sequence ATGACCAAATATGTTTTCGTCACCGGCGGCGTAGTATCTTCCCTCGGCAAGGGTATTGCCGCCGCTTCCCTCGCCGCGATCCTCGAATCGCGCGGTCTTAAAGTCACCCTCCTCAAGCTCGATCCGTACATCAACGTCGACCCCGGCACGATGAGCCCGTTTCAACACGGCGAAGTGTTCGTTACGGAAGACGGAGCAGAGACTGACCTCGACCTTGGCCACTATGAGCGCTTCATCAGCACGAAGATGCGCAAGGCCAACAACTTCACCACCGGCCAGATTTACGAATCGGTAATCCGCAAGGAACGCCGCGGCGATTATCTCGGCAAGACGGTGCAGGTCATTCCGCACATCACGAATGAAATTCAGGCGTTCGTCGAACGTGGCGCAGCGTCGGCCACCTGCGGCGAGCCGGACGTCGCGATCGTCGAAGTGGGCGGCACCGTGGGCGACATCGAATCGCTGCCGTTCCTCGAAGCCGCGCGCCAGATGAGCCTGCGCATGGGCCGCAACAGCGCGTGCTTCGTGCACCTCACGCTGGTGCCGTGGGTTGCCACGGCCGGCGAACTGAAGACCAAGCCCACCCAGCACAGCGTGCAGAAGCTGCGCGAAATCGGCATTTCGCCGCACGTGCTGCTGTGCCGCGCCGACCGCCGCATTCCGGACGACGAGCGCGCCAAGATCTCGATGTTCTCGAACGTGCCGGAAGACGCGGTAATCTCCGTGTGGGACGCCGACAGCATCTACAAGATTCCGCAAATGCTGCACGACCAAGGCCTGGACGCGATCATCTGCGAAGAGCTCAAGCTCTCGCCGAAGGCCGCCGACCTGTCCATGTGGTCGGGCCTCGTCGACAAGCTCGAGCATCCGAAGCACGAAGTCACGATCGGCATGGTCGGCAAGTACGTCGATCTGACCGAGTCGTACAAGTCGCTGATCGAAGCGCTGCGCCATGCGTCGATGCATACGTCGACCAAGGTCAACATCGAGTACATCGATTCGGAAGAAGTGGAGACGCACGGCGTCGACGGCCTCCGGCATCTGGACGCCGTGCTCGTGCCGGGCGGTTTCGGCCGTCGCGGCACCGAAGGCAAGATCGCCGCGATCCGCTATGCGCGTGAAGCGAAGGTGCCGTACCTCGGCATCTGCCTCGGCATGCAACTGGCCGTGATCGAATTCGCCCGCGACGTGGTCGGCCTGAAGAACGCGAACAGCACCGAGTTCGATCCGGAAACGGATAACCGTGTGGTCGCGTTGATCACCGAGTGGTACGACCGCGAAGGCAAGGTCGAAAAGCGCACCGAAGAATCGGATCTGGGCGGCACGATGCGCCTCGGTTCGCAGCGTTGCCCGATCAAACCCGGCACGATGGCCGAAGAGATCTATGGCAAGGATGTGAACGAACGCCATCGCCACCGTTATGAAGTCAATAACCGCTTCGTGCCCCAACTCGAAGCCGGCGGCCTTATCATCAGCGCCCGTACCCCGAGTGAAGATCTGCCGGAAATGATGGAATTGCCGCGCAGCATGCACCCGTGGTTCGTCGGCGTGCAGTTCCACCCGGAATTCACGTCCACGCCGCGTGACGGCCATCCGCTGTTCAAGTCGTTCGTCGAAGCGGCGCTCGCGGGTCAGCAGTCCCGCGCGGCAGCCGAAGTCGGGGAGAAAGCATGA
- the eno gene encoding phosphopyruvate hydratase yields MSAIVDIIGREILDSRGNPTVECDVLLESGTMGRAAVPSGASTGSREAIELRDGETGRYGGKGVLKAVEHINTEISEAIMGLDASEQAFLDKTLLELDGTDNKSRLGANAMLAVSMAVAKAAAEEAGLPLYRYFGGSGAMQLPVPMMNIVNGGAHANNSLDIQEFMIVPVSQPTFREALRCGAEVFHALKKILSDRGMSTAVGDEGGFAPNFGSNDECLSTILQAIEKAGYRAGEDVLLALDCAASEFYHDGKYQLAGEGLQLSSTEFADYLANLADKFPIVSIEDGMHESDWAGWKTLTDKLGKKIQLVGDDLFVTNTRILKEGIEKGIANSILIKINQIGTLTETFAAIEMAKRAGYTAVISHRSGETEDSTIADIAVGLNAGQIKTGSLSRSDRISKYNQLLRIEEDLGDIASYPGKSAFYNLR; encoded by the coding sequence ATGAGTGCTATCGTAGATATCATCGGTCGAGAGATTCTCGATTCGCGAGGCAACCCCACCGTCGAATGCGACGTGCTGCTCGAGTCGGGCACGATGGGCCGCGCGGCGGTGCCGTCGGGCGCGTCGACCGGTTCGCGTGAAGCCATCGAACTGCGCGACGGCGAAACCGGCCGTTACGGCGGCAAGGGCGTGCTGAAGGCTGTCGAGCACATCAACACCGAAATCTCCGAAGCGATCATGGGCCTCGACGCTTCCGAGCAGGCCTTCCTCGACAAGACCCTGCTGGAACTTGACGGCACCGACAACAAGTCGCGCCTCGGCGCGAACGCGATGCTGGCTGTCTCGATGGCCGTCGCGAAGGCTGCCGCTGAAGAAGCCGGCCTGCCGCTGTACCGTTACTTTGGCGGCTCGGGCGCCATGCAATTGCCGGTGCCGATGATGAACATCGTCAACGGTGGCGCGCACGCGAACAACAGCCTGGACATCCAGGAATTCATGATCGTGCCGGTCAGCCAGCCGACCTTCCGCGAAGCACTGCGCTGCGGCGCCGAAGTGTTCCACGCGCTGAAGAAGATCCTGTCGGACCGCGGCATGAGCACGGCGGTGGGCGACGAAGGCGGCTTCGCGCCGAACTTCGGCAGCAACGACGAATGCCTGTCGACCATCCTGCAAGCGATCGAAAAAGCGGGCTACCGCGCCGGTGAAGACGTGCTGCTCGCGCTCGACTGCGCAGCGAGCGAGTTCTACCACGACGGCAAATACCAACTGGCCGGCGAAGGCCTGCAACTGTCGTCGACGGAATTCGCGGACTACCTGGCGAACCTCGCCGACAAGTTCCCGATCGTCTCGATCGAAGACGGCATGCACGAAAGCGACTGGGCTGGCTGGAAGACGCTGACCGACAAGCTCGGCAAGAAGATCCAGCTGGTCGGCGACGATCTGTTCGTGACCAACACGCGCATCCTGAAGGAAGGCATCGAGAAGGGCATCGCCAACTCGATCCTGATCAAGATCAACCAGATCGGCACGCTGACGGAAACCTTCGCGGCCATCGAAATGGCCAAGCGCGCTGGCTACACGGCCGTGATCTCGCACCGTTCGGGCGAGACCGAAGATTCGACGATCGCGGATATCGCGGTCGGCCTGAATGCCGGTCAGATCAAGACGGGTTCGCTGTCGCGTTCGGACCGCATCTCGAAGTACAACCAGTTGCTGCGTATCGAAGAAGACCTCGGCGATATCGCTAGCTACCCGGGCAAGTCGGCGTTCTACAATCTGCGTTAA
- the kdsA gene encoding 3-deoxy-8-phosphooctulonate synthase — MKLGDFEIGLDKPFFLIAGTCVVESEQMTIDTAGRLKEICAKLNIPFIYKSSYDKANRSSGKSFRGLGMDEGLRILSEVKRQLGLPVLTDVHAEHEIEQVASVVDVLQTPAFLCRQTDFIHACARSGKPVNIKKGQFLAPGDMKNVIDKARDAAREAGLSEDRFMACERGVSFGYNNLVSDMRSLAIMRETHAPIVFDATHSVQLPGGQGTSSGGQREFVPVLARAAVAVGVSGLFMETHPNPAEARSDGPNAVPLHRMADLLETLVTLDQAVKRAPFLESNFN, encoded by the coding sequence ATGAAACTGGGCGATTTCGAAATCGGGCTCGACAAGCCGTTTTTCCTGATCGCGGGCACCTGTGTCGTCGAATCCGAACAGATGACGATCGACACAGCGGGCCGGCTGAAGGAAATCTGCGCGAAGCTGAACATTCCGTTCATCTACAAATCGTCGTACGACAAAGCCAATCGCAGCAGCGGCAAGTCGTTCCGCGGTCTGGGCATGGACGAAGGTTTGCGGATTCTGTCGGAAGTGAAGCGCCAGCTCGGTTTGCCGGTGCTGACCGACGTGCACGCCGAGCACGAGATCGAGCAGGTCGCGTCGGTGGTCGACGTGCTGCAAACGCCCGCGTTTCTGTGCCGTCAAACGGACTTCATTCATGCTTGCGCGCGTTCGGGCAAACCGGTCAACATCAAGAAAGGCCAGTTTCTCGCACCGGGCGACATGAAGAATGTGATCGACAAGGCGCGCGATGCCGCGCGTGAAGCCGGTTTGTCGGAAGACCGCTTCATGGCGTGCGAACGCGGCGTGTCGTTCGGCTATAACAACCTGGTATCGGACATGCGCTCGCTGGCGATCATGCGCGAAACCCACGCGCCGATCGTGTTCGACGCAACCCACTCGGTGCAGTTGCCGGGCGGGCAGGGCACGAGCTCGGGCGGCCAGCGCGAATTCGTGCCGGTGCTGGCGCGTGCGGCAGTGGCGGTCGGTGTGTCGGGGCTCTTCATGGAGACGCATCCGAATCCGGCCGAAGCCAGGTCGGACGGTCCGAACGCCGTGCCGTTGCATCGCATGGCGGATCTGCTCGAGACGCTGGTTACGCTCGATCAGGCCGTCAAGCGCGCGCCGTTCCTCGAAAGCAATTTCAACTGA
- the ftsB gene encoding cell division protein FtsB — protein sequence MRLVTAVLIVLLALIQYPLWWGHGGWLRVHELQQQLAQQLQKNTDSKVRNERIQGEVQDLQNGTAAVEERARYEMGMVKDGEVFVQFVSPNAPLPAANTPSVTTSTRGEVSAAPLHMVPNPESRAKPDRKHGAKSAAKEKKPAH from the coding sequence ATGCGGCTTGTCACTGCTGTCCTGATCGTTCTGCTGGCGCTGATCCAGTACCCGCTCTGGTGGGGACACGGCGGCTGGTTGCGCGTGCACGAGTTGCAGCAGCAACTGGCGCAGCAACTGCAGAAGAACACCGATTCGAAAGTGCGCAACGAGCGTATTCAGGGTGAAGTGCAGGATTTGCAGAACGGCACGGCCGCGGTGGAAGAGCGGGCGCGCTACGAAATGGGCATGGTGAAAGACGGCGAAGTGTTCGTGCAGTTCGTGTCACCGAACGCGCCGTTGCCGGCTGCGAACACGCCGTCGGTGACGACGTCGACGCGCGGCGAGGTTTCGGCGGCGCCGCTGCATATGGTGCCGAATCCGGAGTCGCGTGCGAAGCCGGATCGCAAGCACGGTGCGAAGAGCGCGGCGAAAGAGAAGAAGCCCGCGCATTGA